ATTTATCGCGCTTGTAGGCTTCAACGACCTTGGCAATCGCTCGAATAGTCAATTGTGCCGACAAACCAAACTGTTGCCGTACATCATCATAAACCAGTTTCTGCAAGACAAACTTGGACGCGCATTGCTCCCGAAACGCCACTTCGGCAATGTAGTTACACGCCTCGTTAAAGACGCGCATCGTTTCCAGCAAGGTCGCGTGTTGGGTGGAATCGGGGAGCAGTTTGATTTGAAGCACGGTCTTCATATTGAAGATTATATTCACAAAGGAATCTTAATGTCAACTCAACCGGCGTCTGACCACGCTTTGCGCGATGCATTATCCCTCTCCGACATAAATGCCCGGGCTTCTCGCGCAATTCGGGTGAATTTGACTTCATTGATGGTATATATAATATCTACCTCGCCATCATCCATGATTCGTACCCGAATAGCGCCGGTAATCGGATGATTAAATTTACCCAGGTGAATTACAATACGTTGATAAATC
This region of Gammaproteobacteria bacterium genomic DNA includes:
- a CDS encoding hypothetical protein (Evidence 5 : Unknown function), whose product is MYKIYQRIVIHLGKFNHPITGAIRVRIMDDGEVDIIYTINEVKFTRIAREARAFMSERDNASRKAWSDAG